A genomic stretch from Achromobacter spanius includes:
- a CDS encoding alpha/beta fold hydrolase, with product MANAPATADRHMPASRYLRCEGRELHYMEWGAPDAPPVVMWHGLARTGRDFDDLAQALANDYRIICPDTIGRGLSQWSPDPVSEYRLDFYARLALALADGLSLARMRWVGTSMGGATGMHAAATTLRDRISHLVVNDIGPELPQPAVDRILAYAGNPPAFDTVTELEAWLRVAYKPYGWQSDTQWRRMAETSVRRLPDGRVTAHYDPAIVGQFKHHPDDYNRWSGYDTLRMPLLLLRGADSDLLLPEVAHAMTQRGPRATRIDFPDCGHAPALNVAPQIDAIRQFLATPDPMADAHAHR from the coding sequence ATGGCAAACGCGCCCGCAACGGCCGACCGCCACATGCCGGCTTCACGCTATTTGCGCTGCGAGGGCCGCGAACTGCACTACATGGAATGGGGCGCGCCGGATGCGCCCCCCGTCGTCATGTGGCACGGCCTGGCCCGCACCGGCCGTGATTTCGACGACCTGGCACAAGCGCTGGCGAACGACTACCGCATCATCTGCCCAGATACGATCGGCCGCGGCCTCTCGCAATGGAGCCCCGACCCGGTGTCCGAATACCGGCTGGATTTCTACGCGCGTCTGGCACTCGCACTGGCCGATGGCCTATCGCTTGCGCGCATGCGTTGGGTCGGCACGTCGATGGGCGGCGCAACCGGCATGCACGCCGCTGCCACCACCTTGCGCGACCGCATCTCGCACCTGGTCGTCAACGACATCGGTCCCGAACTGCCCCAACCTGCTGTCGACCGCATCCTCGCCTACGCAGGCAACCCGCCCGCGTTCGATACCGTCACCGAACTGGAAGCGTGGCTGCGTGTGGCCTACAAGCCTTACGGCTGGCAGAGCGACACGCAATGGCGGCGCATGGCCGAAACCTCGGTCAGGCGCCTGCCCGATGGGCGCGTCACGGCGCATTACGACCCCGCCATCGTCGGGCAATTCAAGCACCATCCCGATGACTACAACCGCTGGAGCGGCTACGACACGCTGCGCATGCCCTTGCTGCTCCTGCGCGGCGCCGACTCCGACCTGCTGCTGCCCGAAGTCGCTCATGCCATGACGCAACGCGGCCCACGCGCCACGCGCATCGACTTCCCCGACTGCGGCCACGCCCCCGCGTTGAACGTGGCGCCGCAAATCGACGCCATCCGTCAGTTCCTTGCCACGCCGGACCCGATGGCGGACGCCCACGCCCACAGATAA
- a CDS encoding substrate-binding domain-containing protein, with amino-acid sequence MNRILLAALAALCMNSAVAAKDFVVAHVYDKTGPLEAYAKQTQTGLMLGLEYATQGTMTVAGRKIRVIEKDNQGKPDVARAELASAYADDNADIAVGPTSSGVALAMLPIAEEYEKILLVEPAVADSITGAKWNKYIFRTGRNSSQDAIANAVAFDQAGTSIAMLAQDYAFGRDGVKAFKGALKNAKIVHEEYLPANATDFTAGAQRLFDALKDKPGRKIIFILWAGAGNPFKIADLDPKRFGIEIATGGNTLAAMTPLKSLAGMEGATYYYYGIPKNPVNDWLVAEHQKRYGQPPDFFTAGGMSAGIAIAAALNKTAGDSDTDTLIKAMEGMSFDTPKGKMTFRPEDHQAMQSMYHFRIKNDPSVPWAVQDLVKEITPDQMNVPIQNKR; translated from the coding sequence ATGAATCGCATTTTGCTGGCCGCGCTGGCTGCCCTTTGCATGAACTCGGCGGTGGCCGCCAAAGACTTTGTGGTGGCCCATGTCTACGACAAGACCGGGCCGCTGGAGGCCTACGCCAAACAGACACAGACCGGCCTGATGCTGGGCTTGGAATACGCCACGCAAGGCACGATGACCGTGGCGGGCCGCAAGATCCGGGTCATCGAAAAAGACAACCAGGGCAAGCCGGACGTCGCCCGGGCGGAGTTGGCCTCGGCCTATGCGGACGACAACGCCGACATTGCTGTCGGCCCAACCTCGTCTGGTGTCGCGCTGGCCATGCTGCCCATCGCCGAAGAATACGAGAAGATCCTGCTGGTAGAGCCCGCCGTGGCTGACTCCATCACCGGAGCCAAATGGAACAAGTACATCTTCCGCACCGGCCGCAATTCGTCGCAAGACGCCATCGCCAACGCCGTGGCGTTCGACCAGGCCGGCACCTCCATCGCCATGCTGGCGCAAGACTATGCCTTTGGCCGGGATGGCGTGAAAGCCTTCAAGGGCGCCCTGAAGAACGCCAAGATTGTCCACGAGGAGTACCTGCCCGCCAACGCCACCGACTTCACCGCGGGCGCACAACGCCTGTTTGATGCGCTGAAGGACAAGCCGGGCCGCAAGATCATCTTCATCCTGTGGGCGGGCGCCGGCAATCCGTTCAAGATCGCGGACCTGGACCCCAAGCGCTTCGGCATCGAAATCGCCACTGGCGGCAACACGCTGGCCGCAATGACGCCGCTTAAGTCGTTGGCCGGCATGGAAGGCGCCACGTACTACTACTACGGCATTCCGAAGAATCCCGTCAACGATTGGCTCGTGGCCGAACACCAGAAGCGCTACGGCCAACCTCCGGACTTCTTCACGGCGGGCGGCATGTCCGCAGGTATCGCGATCGCGGCGGCGCTGAACAAGACTGCCGGTGACTCGGACACGGACACGCTGATCAAGGCCATGGAGGGCATGAGCTTCGATACCCCCAAAGGCAAGATGACCTTCCGCCCTGAAGACCACCAGGCCATGCAGTCGATGTACCACTTCCGCATCAAGAACGATCCGTCTGTGCCGTGGGCCGTGCAGGACCTGGTCAAGGAAATCACACCGGACCAGATGAACGTACCCATCCAGAACAAACGCTGA
- a CDS encoding ABC transporter ATP-binding protein encodes MSAPLLLELKDVHTHIGAYHILHGVNLSVPAAAVTMLLGRNGAGKTTTLRTVMGLWRASQGQVTFDGAPIGGPATRKSPPDMARMGMAYVPENMGIFADLSVKENILLAARQAKNVDQLDTSRLEWIFGFFPALRKFWLHPAGKLSGGQKQMLAVARAIIEPRRLLLIDEPSKGLAPAIIQNMIDAFLELKQASTTILLVEQNFNFARLVGDHVAVMDNGRVVHAGGMLALAQDDALQTRLLGLSLGSHQ; translated from the coding sequence ATGAGCGCGCCCCTGTTGCTTGAACTCAAGGACGTGCACACGCACATTGGTGCGTATCACATCCTGCATGGCGTGAACCTGTCGGTACCGGCCGCGGCCGTCACCATGCTGCTTGGCCGTAATGGCGCCGGCAAGACCACCACGCTGCGCACCGTCATGGGATTGTGGCGCGCGTCGCAAGGCCAGGTGACGTTCGACGGCGCGCCCATCGGCGGGCCGGCAACGCGCAAGTCACCGCCCGACATGGCGCGCATGGGCATGGCCTATGTGCCAGAGAACATGGGGATCTTTGCGGACCTGTCCGTAAAAGAGAACATTCTGCTGGCCGCGCGTCAGGCCAAGAACGTGGATCAGCTCGACACGAGCAGACTGGAATGGATATTCGGGTTTTTCCCCGCGCTACGGAAATTCTGGCTGCACCCGGCCGGCAAGCTGTCAGGTGGACAAAAGCAGATGCTGGCGGTGGCGCGCGCCATCATCGAGCCGCGCCGGCTGCTGCTGATCGACGAGCCCAGCAAGGGCCTCGCGCCCGCCATCATCCAGAACATGATCGACGCCTTCCTGGAACTCAAGCAAGCGTCCACCACCATTTTGCTGGTCGAACAGAACTTCAACTTCGCGCGGCTGGTCGGCGACCATGTGGCCGTCATGGATAACGGCCGCGTCGTCCATGCGGGCGGCATGCTGGCGCTGGCGCAAGACGACGCACTACAAACGCGACTACTGGGCCTGTCGTTGGGAAGCCATCAATGA
- a CDS encoding ABC transporter ATP-binding protein, producing MLETQSLTIRFGGHVAVNDVSCRYTPGTLTAIVGPNGAGKTTYFNLISGQLRASAGSVRLNGRDLTSLSAPARMHAGLGRAFQLTQLFPRLSVHENVRLALQSRQQGMSWRQIRFWRTWDEDRNLLARADGLLERTRLSARRDQAAADLPHGDQRKLEIAMLIALEPRVFMFDEPTAGMSVDDVPVVLELIRELKSDPSKTILLVEHKMDVVRELADRIVVLHNGQLMADGEPAAVIASPIVQQAYLGVAPTEKPA from the coding sequence ATGCTGGAAACCCAATCGCTCACCATCCGTTTCGGCGGGCACGTGGCCGTCAACGACGTCAGTTGCCGCTACACCCCGGGCACACTGACGGCCATCGTCGGCCCGAACGGCGCAGGCAAAACCACGTACTTCAATCTGATCTCTGGACAGTTGCGCGCAAGCGCGGGCTCGGTGCGCTTGAATGGGCGCGACCTGACCTCGCTATCCGCCCCCGCGCGCATGCATGCGGGGCTGGGTCGCGCGTTTCAGTTGACGCAGTTGTTTCCGCGTCTGTCCGTACACGAGAACGTACGGCTGGCGCTGCAATCCCGGCAGCAAGGCATGAGCTGGCGTCAGATCCGTTTCTGGCGAACGTGGGATGAAGACCGGAATCTGCTGGCGCGCGCGGATGGGCTGCTTGAACGCACCCGCCTGTCGGCTCGCCGTGACCAGGCCGCCGCGGACCTGCCGCATGGCGATCAGCGCAAGTTGGAAATCGCCATGCTGATCGCGCTGGAGCCGCGGGTTTTCATGTTCGATGAGCCCACGGCGGGCATGAGCGTGGACGACGTGCCGGTGGTGCTGGAACTGATCCGGGAGCTCAAGAGCGACCCGTCAAAAACGATACTGCTGGTTGAACACAAGATGGACGTCGTGCGCGAACTTGCCGACCGCATCGTCGTGCTGCATAACGGCCAGTTGATGGCCGATGGCGAACCCGCCGCCGTCATCGCATCGCCCATCGTGCAACAGGCGTACCTGGGCGTCGCCCCCACGGAGAAGCCGGCATGA
- a CDS encoding NAD-dependent succinate-semialdehyde dehydrogenase codes for MYEQLALYIDGEFISGEGRRTQDVINPATLEVLGQLPHATEADLDRALAAAQRAFESWKKSSPMDRSAILRKVATLSRERAKEIGRNMTLDQGKPLAEAVGEVTSCAEHADWHAEECRRIYGRVVPPRNPDVRQFVVREPIGVCAAFTPWNFPYNQAIRKIAAAIGAGCTVVLKGPEDSPSAVMAIARMFHDAGLPKGCLNIVWGEPAKISDYLIRSPIVRKVSFTGSVPVGKQLAALAGAHMKRVTMELGGHSPVLVFDDADIDRAAEMLAKFKVRNAGQVCVSPTRFYVQEGAYEQFLARFSDVLKNIKVGDGLEAGTDMGPLAHERRVPAMSAFIDDAKKHGGKVVVGGGPLDRKGFFFAPTVVTELPDDSMLMTEEPFGPVAPVVRFKDTDEVLRRANSLPFGLSSYVFTNSLKTATKVSNGLEAGMVNINHFGSALAETPFGGIKDSGIGSEGGLETFDGYLVTKFITHI; via the coding sequence ATGTATGAACAGTTGGCGCTGTATATCGACGGCGAATTCATCTCCGGCGAGGGTAGGCGCACCCAGGACGTCATCAACCCGGCCACGCTGGAAGTACTTGGCCAGTTGCCTCACGCCACGGAAGCGGATCTGGACCGTGCGCTAGCCGCCGCGCAGCGCGCGTTCGAATCGTGGAAGAAGTCTTCTCCGATGGATCGTTCCGCCATCTTGCGCAAGGTTGCAACGCTGTCGCGCGAGCGCGCCAAGGAAATCGGCCGCAACATGACCTTGGACCAGGGCAAGCCGCTGGCCGAAGCCGTGGGCGAAGTTACCTCCTGCGCCGAGCACGCTGACTGGCACGCCGAAGAATGCCGCCGCATTTACGGCCGCGTGGTCCCGCCCCGCAACCCGGACGTGCGCCAGTTCGTCGTGCGTGAACCCATCGGCGTGTGTGCCGCATTCACGCCCTGGAACTTCCCGTACAACCAGGCCATCCGCAAGATCGCCGCCGCAATTGGCGCCGGCTGCACGGTGGTGCTGAAGGGCCCGGAAGACTCGCCCAGCGCCGTCATGGCGATTGCTCGCATGTTCCACGACGCCGGCCTGCCCAAGGGCTGCCTGAACATCGTCTGGGGCGAACCCGCCAAAATTTCCGACTACCTGATCCGTTCGCCGATCGTGCGCAAGGTGTCGTTCACAGGCTCCGTGCCGGTGGGCAAGCAACTGGCAGCGCTGGCCGGCGCACACATGAAGCGCGTCACTATGGAACTGGGCGGCCATTCGCCCGTGCTGGTGTTCGACGACGCCGACATCGACCGCGCCGCTGAAATGCTGGCCAAGTTCAAAGTCCGCAACGCCGGTCAGGTCTGCGTGTCGCCCACCCGCTTCTACGTGCAGGAAGGCGCCTACGAACAGTTCCTGGCGCGCTTCTCCGACGTGCTGAAGAACATCAAGGTTGGCGACGGCCTGGAAGCCGGTACCGACATGGGTCCGCTGGCGCATGAACGCCGCGTGCCCGCCATGAGCGCCTTCATCGACGACGCCAAGAAGCATGGCGGCAAGGTCGTGGTCGGCGGCGGCCCCCTGGACCGCAAGGGCTTCTTCTTCGCCCCCACCGTCGTGACCGAGCTGCCCGACGACTCCATGCTGATGACCGAAGAACCCTTCGGCCCCGTGGCGCCCGTGGTTCGCTTCAAGGACACCGACGAAGTCCTGCGCCGCGCCAATAGCCTGCCGTTCGGCCTGTCGTCCTACGTGTTCACGAACTCGTTGAAGACGGCAACCAAGGTTTCCAACGGCCTGGAAGCCGGCATGGTCAACATCAACCACTTTGGCAGCGCGCTGGCCGAGACGCCGTTTGGCGGCATCAAGGACAGCGGCATCGGCAGCGAAGGCGGCCTGGAAACGTTCGACGGTTATCTCGTCACGAAATTCATCACACACATCTGA
- a CDS encoding metallophosphoesterase, producing MNVYSRFARTAGAATLVALLVACGGDDDDNGSPVPETPPPVTETPVAPPAPVQVAFMPDIHFHDVYADFKDGSFPGIPNPKHGDNATIRTMYAQLTSTRLFNENYFAFLAALDDAVSRGVKYIALPGDFSDDGQPVHMRGLVKIMDDYSKKHGIQFFAAPGNHDPNRPFNQAAGKSDYLGLDPVTGAIGFSQPIYSRGGNAACSTPYGGDWALIGSTYCTEEVLHMGYAGITDALKQHGFMPQPQNVYYETPYSTYKYEDYDYTTARDQANWINRQYEICAEGTGGPNKPQNYTLCKMVPDTSYVVEPVKGVWLVGIDANVYVPTGIGANDFTGSGDQGYNKMLTHKAHVIKWLTDVVARGKAQGKQVIAFSHFPMSEFFNGASDDIEALLGANKMQMIRRPAENTTRALAETGLKVHVGGHMHFNDMAVRNYGADTALFNIQAPSMAAYVPAYKLMTLHSADEIEVQTIRLDKVPRFDELFDLYRAENAYTTPARWDVSILDAKDYGDFTYRYMSELVRLRLLNDDWRCEMRELVKSPLTGADLLTLSQLQTTVTLKELANTGDQNNLTSAFFACLAEGGGSGASNAAYAGNVADAQARAQALAQANGMQLSDFAQWKALDMAGDFVRIANAGDLAFADIPAQRAKQYKLLAQALANSNASVQMSGNSVSNANTLADLFKARFKPLMAIMLKLAAGAPSEHIQLDLTTNSIVNLSNQPSPF from the coding sequence ATGAATGTCTACTCCCGCTTTGCCCGCACGGCTGGCGCTGCCACGCTCGTAGCCCTGCTCGTCGCTTGTGGCGGCGACGATGACGACAACGGTTCCCCGGTCCCCGAGACGCCCCCGCCTGTCACGGAGACGCCGGTCGCGCCGCCCGCCCCCGTGCAAGTCGCGTTCATGCCCGACATCCACTTCCACGACGTCTACGCCGACTTCAAGGATGGCTCGTTCCCGGGCATCCCGAATCCGAAGCATGGCGACAACGCCACCATCCGGACGATGTACGCGCAACTGACGTCGACCCGCCTGTTCAACGAAAACTACTTCGCCTTCCTGGCCGCGCTGGATGACGCCGTGTCGCGCGGTGTGAAGTACATCGCGCTGCCAGGCGACTTTTCGGATGATGGGCAGCCCGTGCACATGCGCGGCCTGGTCAAGATCATGGACGACTATTCGAAGAAGCACGGCATTCAGTTCTTCGCGGCCCCGGGCAACCATGACCCCAATCGCCCCTTCAACCAGGCCGCCGGCAAAAGCGACTACCTGGGCCTGGACCCGGTAACCGGCGCCATCGGCTTCTCGCAACCGATCTACAGCCGTGGTGGCAATGCCGCCTGCAGCACGCCCTACGGCGGCGACTGGGCGCTGATCGGCAGCACCTACTGCACGGAAGAAGTCCTGCACATGGGATACGCCGGCATCACCGACGCGTTGAAGCAGCACGGCTTCATGCCACAGCCGCAGAACGTCTATTACGAAACGCCGTACAGCACCTACAAGTACGAAGACTACGACTACACCACCGCACGCGATCAAGCCAACTGGATCAACCGCCAGTACGAGATCTGCGCGGAAGGCACGGGCGGCCCGAACAAGCCGCAGAACTACACGCTATGCAAGATGGTTCCGGATACGTCCTACGTGGTGGAACCGGTCAAGGGCGTCTGGCTGGTTGGCATCGACGCCAACGTCTATGTGCCCACCGGCATCGGTGCGAATGACTTCACCGGCTCAGGCGACCAGGGCTACAACAAGATGCTCACGCACAAGGCCCACGTCATCAAATGGCTGACGGACGTGGTCGCGCGCGGCAAGGCGCAGGGCAAACAGGTCATCGCATTCAGCCACTTTCCGATGTCGGAGTTCTTCAACGGCGCGTCGGACGACATCGAGGCGCTGCTGGGCGCCAACAAGATGCAGATGATCCGCCGCCCGGCCGAGAACACCACGCGGGCGCTGGCTGAAACCGGTTTGAAAGTGCACGTGGGCGGCCACATGCACTTCAACGACATGGCGGTGCGCAACTACGGGGCCGACACGGCGCTGTTCAACATCCAGGCGCCGTCCATGGCGGCCTACGTGCCGGCCTACAAACTGATGACGCTACATAGCGCGGACGAGATCGAAGTGCAGACCATCCGTCTGGACAAGGTGCCGCGCTTTGACGAGCTGTTCGACCTGTACCGCGCCGAGAACGCCTACACGACGCCGGCCCGCTGGGACGTGTCGATCCTGGACGCCAAGGACTACGGCGACTTCACCTATCGCTACATGAGCGAATTGGTGCGCCTGCGCCTGCTCAACGACGACTGGCGCTGCGAAATGCGTGAACTGGTCAAGAGCCCGCTCACCGGCGCTGACCTGCTGACGCTGTCGCAACTGCAAACCACCGTCACACTCAAGGAACTGGCGAATACCGGCGATCAGAACAATCTGACTTCCGCCTTCTTCGCTTGCCTTGCCGAGGGCGGCGGAAGCGGCGCCAGCAACGCCGCTTATGCCGGCAACGTGGCGGACGCCCAAGCCCGCGCTCAAGCCCTGGCGCAAGCCAACGGCATGCAGTTGTCGGACTTTGCGCAGTGGAAGGCGCTGGACATGGCGGGTGACTTCGTGCGCATCGCCAACGCGGGCGACCTGGCGTTTGCCGACATCCCGGCGCAGCGCGCCAAACAGTACAAGCTGTTGGCCCAAGCGCTTGCCAATAGCAACGCGTCGGTTCAGATGAGCGGCAACAGCGTCAGCAACGCCAACACGCTGGCAGACCTGTTCAAGGCGCGCTTCAAGCCGCTGATGGCGATCATGTTGAAGCTGGCCGCGGGCGCCCCGTCGGAACACATCCAGTTGGACCTGACCACCAACAGCATCGTCAATCTGTCGAACCAGCCTTCGCCGTTCTAA
- a CDS encoding helix-turn-helix domain-containing protein — translation MPDTEFAISATAGADGREQWRAALADAFGPFEVHRGKPDHFAGHVRYARRASLQFNDLHYQGQKLERTAGNVSRLDQEFYTFGLPLSGPLAVRQQGREFQVEPGCVYLMNQSLPYQATALGSSGYRSLSVSFPRSALSQRDSRIGAFHKLRIDDGSPRGAMLASYMDHLFKGMGGWSDTEVTELGERLIDLIVLFLVQPGQGHASESDSSVTLAHRQRVLAYIRQHLADPALSPQQVAQGCGVSVAYLHRIFRAGGLSVESFIFDQRLDKCRELLLDSRHRHRGIGELAYQVGFTHPSHFSRLFKNRFGMTPRDLRTLRTAKAGSTD, via the coding sequence ATGCCCGATACGGAATTCGCCATTTCGGCCACTGCTGGCGCCGACGGGCGTGAGCAATGGCGAGCGGCTTTGGCGGACGCATTCGGCCCGTTCGAGGTACATCGCGGCAAGCCGGATCATTTTGCCGGGCATGTGCGCTACGCCCGCCGCGCCAGCCTGCAATTCAATGACCTGCACTACCAGGGACAGAAGCTGGAGCGGACGGCGGGAAACGTGTCGCGGCTGGACCAGGAGTTCTACACGTTCGGCCTGCCGTTGTCTGGCCCGCTTGCCGTGCGCCAGCAGGGCCGTGAATTTCAGGTCGAGCCGGGCTGTGTGTACCTGATGAACCAGAGCCTGCCTTATCAGGCAACGGCGCTGGGCTCATCGGGCTACCGCAGCCTGAGCGTGTCGTTTCCGCGCAGCGCCTTGTCGCAGCGGGATTCACGCATCGGCGCATTCCACAAGCTGCGCATCGACGACGGCTCGCCGCGTGGCGCGATGCTGGCCAGCTACATGGACCATCTATTCAAAGGCATGGGCGGCTGGTCGGACACCGAGGTGACCGAGCTTGGCGAACGCTTGATCGATTTGATCGTGCTGTTCCTGGTGCAGCCGGGGCAGGGGCATGCTTCGGAATCCGATAGCAGCGTCACCTTGGCGCATCGGCAACGCGTGCTGGCGTATATCCGGCAGCACCTGGCAGACCCCGCGCTGTCGCCGCAGCAGGTGGCGCAGGGCTGTGGTGTGTCGGTGGCCTATCTGCACCGCATCTTTCGGGCAGGCGGCCTGTCGGTGGAGTCCTTCATCTTTGATCAGCGCCTGGACAAGTGCCGCGAGCTCCTGCTGGATTCGCGGCACCGTCATCGTGGCATCGGCGAACTGGCGTACCAGGTGGGCTTCACTCACCCATCGCATTTCAGCCGGCTGTTCAAGAACCGCTTCGGCATGACGCCGCGCGATCTTCGAACGCTTAGAACGGCGAAGGCTGGTTCGACAGATTGA
- a CDS encoding aspartyl/asparaginyl beta-hydroxylase domain-containing protein, producing MQPVDAHSGSKPSLYSRLLFRFIDWLRHRIARASLVGDKPIFQNSQFPWIPELESRTPAIRAELTELLAERQLLPSFHEISPDVGMITSDDQWKTFLFMGYGLRSERNLARCPETARALLGIPGIRSAFFSILEPGKRIPLHTGPYNGVLRLHLGLVVPEPAERCWIEVGGERYHWQEGQAVVFDDLYPHQVHNDTTGLRAVLFVDFERPCRVPVKWLNRLVLRAAPFTDEIRRGKANHDAWEKGYYRQK from the coding sequence GTGCAACCCGTTGACGCGCATTCCGGCAGCAAACCCAGTCTGTACTCCCGCCTGCTTTTTCGCTTTATCGATTGGCTGCGCCACCGGATAGCACGAGCATCGCTGGTGGGCGACAAGCCAATCTTCCAGAACAGCCAGTTCCCGTGGATCCCCGAGCTTGAATCTCGCACCCCGGCTATCCGCGCGGAACTTACGGAATTATTGGCCGAGCGCCAGCTCCTGCCATCGTTTCACGAGATTTCGCCGGACGTGGGCATGATTACGTCTGACGACCAGTGGAAGACCTTCCTTTTCATGGGATATGGGCTGCGTTCCGAGCGCAACCTGGCGCGTTGCCCGGAGACCGCGCGCGCCCTGCTGGGCATACCCGGCATCCGAAGCGCGTTCTTTTCGATCCTGGAGCCTGGCAAACGGATCCCGCTGCATACCGGCCCCTACAACGGCGTACTGCGCCTGCACCTGGGCTTGGTAGTGCCGGAGCCAGCCGAGCGTTGCTGGATCGAGGTCGGGGGCGAGCGGTACCACTGGCAGGAAGGTCAGGCGGTGGTGTTCGACGACCTGTATCCCCACCAAGTCCATAACGACACAACCGGCCTGCGGGCGGTGTTGTTCGTCGACTTTGAACGCCCCTGCCGAGTTCCGGTAAAATGGCTGAATCGCCTGGTGCTCAGGGCTGCGCCGTTCACGGACGAAATCCGTCGCGGCAAGGCCAACCATGACGCCTGGGAGAAGGGCTACTACCGTCAGAAATAG
- a CDS encoding branched-chain amino acid ABC transporter permease has product MSTLDIDTPLPRVRADLRPVLLVLALAALALPLVGSFSTWITLTLAGLAMGMIIFIVASGMTLVFGLMDVLNFGHGLFIAIGAYMAATVLGAMSDWTQTGSLWMNLAAVLPAMIVGMLVAGAVGLAFERVIVRPVYGQHLKQILITMGGMIIGEEIIKMIWGPQTLSLPLPEALRGAFLLGDAAIEKFRIVALAVGVLVLGGMLWLLNRTKLGLLIRAGVEDREMVESLGYRIRHLFVGVFVAGSMLAGLGGVLWGMYQQSIVPQLGAQVNVLIFIVIMIGGLGSTVGCLIGALLVGLMANYTGFLLPKAALFSNIALMVAILLWRPQGVYPVTNR; this is encoded by the coding sequence ATGAGCACGCTGGATATCGATACACCCCTGCCGCGCGTACGTGCGGATCTGCGCCCGGTTCTGCTTGTGCTGGCGCTGGCCGCGCTCGCGCTGCCGTTGGTGGGTTCGTTCTCAACCTGGATCACGCTGACGCTGGCGGGCCTGGCTATGGGCATGATCATCTTCATCGTCGCGTCCGGCATGACGCTGGTGTTCGGGCTGATGGACGTCCTGAACTTCGGCCACGGCCTGTTCATCGCCATTGGCGCCTACATGGCGGCGACCGTGCTGGGCGCGATGTCCGACTGGACCCAGACGGGCAGCCTGTGGATGAACCTGGCCGCCGTTCTACCGGCCATGATCGTGGGCATGCTGGTGGCAGGCGCCGTCGGCCTGGCCTTTGAACGGGTGATCGTGCGTCCGGTGTATGGGCAGCATCTGAAGCAGATCCTGATCACGATGGGCGGCATGATCATCGGCGAAGAGATCATCAAGATGATCTGGGGTCCGCAAACGCTTTCGCTGCCGCTGCCCGAGGCGCTGCGTGGCGCGTTCCTGCTGGGTGATGCGGCTATTGAGAAGTTCCGGATCGTTGCCTTGGCTGTCGGCGTGTTGGTGCTGGGTGGCATGCTTTGGCTGCTGAACCGTACCAAGCTGGGGCTATTGATCCGCGCGGGCGTCGAAGACCGCGAGATGGTCGAAAGCCTGGGCTACCGTATCCGCCACCTGTTCGTGGGCGTGTTCGTCGCGGGGTCGATGCTCGCGGGGCTGGGCGGCGTGCTGTGGGGCATGTACCAGCAGTCGATCGTGCCGCAACTGGGGGCACAGGTGAACGTGCTGATCTTCATCGTCATCATGATCGGCGGCCTGGGCTCCACGGTCGGCTGCCTGATCGGCGCGTTGCTGGTCGGCTTGATGGCCAACTACACCGGCTTCCTGCTTCCCAAGGCCGCCCTGTTTTCGAACATCGCGCTGATGGTCGCCATTTTGTTGTGGCGCCCGCAAGGCGTGTACCCGGTCACGAACCGCTAG